TCAAGACCAGGAGGGGAAGTTAAgtggtcagcagtttagtgaGAATAGGATCAAGGGAGCAAAGATGGTACGGGGGAGATTGGTTAAATAGACTAGAGAAAGATGCAAGTTCAAGGCTAGGACAAGGAGGCAGAGCTTTGGTCAGGTGGGCTATGGGGGCAGAGTGACATGGCCAAGGCAACAGATCAGGTTGTCTcatcactgacaaagaaacatgaACTCCTTACACTTGTTCCTGGACATGAGAGTGAACGGGGCGGGGTGAGCAATTTTAGCAGACAAAAGCagaactctgttttaaatgggagcAGCTAGATCTGGAGTGAATGGTTCAACCAGTTGACCAACACAAACACTTCTATAAAGTATTCTGTACAATAGGAAGTCATTGCGTGATTCACAAGGCACTTTTTGCAGATGGCGTTCATGTGATTCTTATTATAATATTTAATGGAATAGAGGCTACATTTCCATTTGGGGTCCAGGTTCAAACCATTTGCAGCCAATTACAGAAGGGTCTCTGACTTTGGGACCATTCTTGTAAAATACCCTAATCTCGTCTGAATAATTTGACATCAAGATAAACCAAAACCTAATCATTACAACTGCAATTTTTTGCTTTCTTTGGACTTCTAGATGGCTTGAGGACTTGTACTCCAGCTACAAGTAATAAAATGGTTAATTCCTTCCCAGGACACTTTAGGGTTGAGTCAATTTACATCCTTGTTCTAGCCACAATAAATCTAAGAGTTTATCGAATGTACAATTGCACAACTATCTCTATTGCACCATATTTCCAAGTGTTGATGCACCAAGCCCAtcatacattttttttaaattggaaaaATATAACTACATTTCATTCCATTTAACAAATTTAAACCTGAACCAAATTTAGCTGTATATATTTCATACAAAATATGGTTATGTGTTGCTCTGGTTTCACAGACTTGGCAAACAATGAATAGCCGAAATGTTTAGTTTCATAGTATCATATTTTTCAGCAACATATTGAAGATTTTGTAACACCTATTCTTTTCTTCCTGCCTctttccacatcgttcctttatTCCAGCACCCTCCTCTGATATTGATTATATTGCAGATCAAATTGGTCCATGTGGAAGTTTGCAGGAGAGATCCGTAGGTCAGACTTCGTTCAAGCGTAGCAAGGTTCCAGTAGTTGTTGGGATGCtgttttcaaaagaaaacaaaaacgTATAAAACACGACTTACACAGCCCCAGTCATAACATCCTCTTGTCAGCTTGTAAAGAGGAAAGTGGATGAATATCTGAAAAATGAACCATCTTAAAAAAGAATTATGATGAAAGATCGGAGCAACAGGACTAAGTGAAATAACTCAGAGCCAGTGATAGCACAGTTGGCCAACTGGCCTCTTTATGTGCTGTAAAGTTCTATGGGAATTAGTTTTTTGTATATtcatcctttttaaaaaatggtaaaataaaagaaaatcaaataCGTTAGAACCTGTTGTAAAAATGATTTTATCTGTAAGTATTTCATTTGTTCTCCTAAAACAAAGGTTCCTGTTTTAGTTGCATATCATTTTCCTTCACCACTCCTCCCACAGACCCATAACCATGAAGAGATGAAAGCATCTGGTTTCcagcaaaagtttatttattagtcacaagttggcttacattaacactgcaataaagttactgtgaaaatcctagtcgccacactctggctcctgttcgcgtacactaagggagaatttaacatggccaatgcacctaaccagcacaccttttggactgtgggaggaaactggagcacccggaggaaacccacgcagacacagggagaacatgcagactcagcacagacagacagtgacccaagctggaaattgaacccgggtccctggcactatgaggcagcagtgctaaccagtgtcacCGTGCAGCACCTCTGCTGTTCAGTGTGTGGCAGGAGAGCGTAGGACAGGGGCtttccacaatccacccaggaGTTGCTTTCTTTTCCCTTCTTTCCTTTCAAAGAAAATCTTGCTGGCAGTTTCTGACTTCTCCACGTTAGTTACCAGTTAACTGGGTTATTAGTTCTACAGCACTGTGCAAATGGAGCAGAGGAGTAAGAAATAAGCATCATGGCAGAGCTCCAACCCCATCTTCAATCAGTGTTGACACGCATATTTACCAAAAAAAGGGTCTCAAGATGGTAATCAGGAGCAGACAGAGTAGTCAAGTTTCTGCCtcccaagggtggcacagtggttagcactgctgcctcacagcgccagggacccagattcaattctggccttgggtgactgtgtgtggagtttggcaGTATccaattgggttcatgtcacactatttgtaatccccacagcctgcctggacctgcagagtctcactggttgtcttgtctggagacaatacacatctttttagcctgtcttgatgctctctccactcacattgtttgtatcttaaagacttgattagctgcaagtattcgcattccaaccattattcatgtaaattgagtttgtgtctttatatgcccggtttgtgaacagaattcccactcacctgaaggaggggcttggagctccgaaagcttgtgtggcttttgctaccaaataaacctgttggactttaacctggtgttgttaaacttcttacagaattttactggcatgtctgcccgaggccaacggagaatgctattCTCCAAGCCTCACCCACACCCAGGATCgggcaggcgtgccagtaaaattctggcctatgactATGAGTCTAAGCCAAAATGCTGAGATTACTAATTGCAGAACACAGCTCTGAGATCAGAGAATGCGACACAGATTGGAGTTAAAGCACAGGGAGCTTCCTTGTCCATGTGGCTCACATGCTCTCCGTTTCAAATTAAAAGACAAATTCCTAATAAGCTCCATATACACAGTGCACATTGATTTAACTAAAGGGATACTTTACCATTTCACCAACTCTGCTCCAATGATGTCATGAATATGATACTGGATCCCTAACCTTACTGCGGAGGTTACTTTCCGAGTTTCTAGATCCGACTGCAAAACTTCATTGTATTTAGACTTCCGGATCATGCCAAGAACAGCTTTGCGACCTGTAATGCGAGACCAATAGAGGAATTTACTTTTTAACAGGTAACTGCGAAGCAAGAGCAACTCAGGCAAACTAAGTGATGCTGTCCCTCCCTATcattgcaaaaaaaaacactggcacaacagtggaagaacaaagatgtgctggttaggttgattggcccttagtgtcctgggatgttagattagagggactagtggagtaaatatgtggggttatggggataaggcctgggtgggattgttgtcggtgcaggcttgggccgaatggtctccttctgcactgtaggtatatgAACATTAGTGCAAGCCTGGATTCTACCACTGTATTGAAATACTGTGCAATATCATCATGCACTCCACACTGCCACGgttacatacaaattaggagcaggagcctgttctgctatttaataatatcatggctgatccaattgtaACCCGAATTCCTTATTCCCACCTACcctaataacctttcatccccttgcttaccaagaacccatctacctctgccttcaCAAGATTCAAAGACCCTGTTTCCACCATCTTTTGAGGGAGCGAGTTTTAAAGACACAGGGATCCTCAGGGTAAAAATCTCTCCTCAGTtcggtcttaaatgggcaaccccttatttttaaaaacagcGTCCCCCAATTTGAGATTCTtccacaaggggaagcatcctctccacatctaccttgtcaaggcccctcaggatctcacaggtttcaatcaagtcaccttttattcttgtaaactccagcagatacaagtctAGCCTGCCCAGCCTCTCCTCCTAAGACAACCTGCCTAATCGAGGTATTAGTCTGGTATACATTCTCTCAACTggttccaatgtatttacatctttccttaaataaggagaccaatattggAGAGTAATCCGGATctagtctcactaatgccctgaataactgaagcataacctccctaccttTGTTTTCAATTCTGCACAATTATATGTTTGATACTTAGTTAACCATATTTGGTGGGTCTtgcccttggaatttttcttgtgccgaaatgtatctattctgtgtattttGAAATATCCCCTTCAATATCTGCTACTGTATCTCTGtggacctatcccttaacccaatttgccagttcactttagctaactctgctttcatgccctcataactgcccttatttaagtttaaaataatagtcttagacccactcttcctACCCGCAAACTGATTGTGGTTTGAGGTATATGTATCATTTccctgaatacattttaaaaaataaagtttgaAGAACTAGTCTCAGGACAATCGAAgaagtactttaaaaaaaatagcaaACTTGCTTTGTAAGGAAATCAATTTGCACAAAataactcccacaaacagtaatgtgatcatCTTTAGTGATAtgggttgagggataaacattggtcagGATAGCAGGAAAAAAAACCCTACTTTTGTTTGCTTTGTTTTACATCCAGCCAAGGGAGGGGTTGAACCCCAGTTTAACACCTCACCCAAAACATAATTCAGTACTGAGCAAATGCTGCAGTAAGAGTTAACCTGGATTATTTGCCCAAGTATCTGGCTTCTGagccagaggcaagagtgcttgcTACAAATGGCCACGGTTAACACAACTTCATTTTCAGTCATTAAAATATTGAACAATATCTCAAAAACCAAACAGAAAACAACCCCTGCAGCCTTCTGATTGAGTTCAGAATTTCTTGTGCCTGCCAGTAACCAGTCACCCCTCAAATACATTTGAGGGGTGACATTTGACTTACCTTTCACAAAGTATTTCACAAATCGCCCAGCATCTGGAATAGCAAGCCACCAGCTTCCGGCATCTCGTACTGTAAGAAGTCCTGCGTTCACCAGCTGCCTGTCAACAAAAAGAATGAGAGCATTTATAAAATGAAAGGAATCTCCAGGCAGTCTAATTTGTAGGGATAGACCATGTAAATGTATGGAGATTACAACTATTCCATGGGTATGTGCGCGCAAGTCCGAATGCAGTTTTTCTAGAGTCTCCAATCTGCATAAAATCTGTAtgggtgagacattaaactaaaGGTCCTGTTTGCCCGAACCAAGTGGACATTAAATAACACATGACACTATTTGAAGACGACTCGGACTTCTTCCTCCTTCAAACAACGAAAGCAGATTAACTAGTCATTCTTGTAGATGGTTGCCTTGAGTGCTAAAGAGCTGCttaacctcagctggagtatggtgtatagttctgggcaccacactgcaagaagaatgtgaacacattggagagtgcagaaaaggtttacaagaatggctccaggaatgagaaactttggttatgaagatagattggagaagttgggactcttGGAGAGGAGAAGATTTGACAGAAGGGTTCAAGACCATGAGGAGGCTGGTTAAagcagatcgggagaaactgttccctctcatAAAAGGATTGAGATTgaaagggaacagatttaaagtgatttgcaaaggaagcaaatgtgatgagaGAAAAACTTCCACACAGGTGGTTTggttctggaatgcacagcctcaaagtgtggtggaggcaagttcaatcgaggcattagatggttatttgaatagaaacaatgtgctggGGTACAGGGAAAATGGCACCAAGTCATAGTGTTCATTTGgacagccagtgcagacacaatgggctgaatggccttgttttgTGTCATAGCAATTCTGTGATCAGCCTATATAACAATCATTCCATTCCTGAGTAACTCATCAAGCAAAGAGCCCTGAGGCACAATAACTGCTACAAGTACACTATGATACAACATTGACAATCTAACAAGGATTGAACTTAGAAAACCTTTCAGTGAAACAAATAGAAGTAATAAACTTCAGCATATTTCTCACACATGGAGACTGGTCCTACAGCGGTTCAAATCATACTAAAGTCTTTTAAAACATATATTCTCAATAAATTTCATATTCTAAATGCTAATATACAAAGATTAATTACTATCTGTGTTTCTTCAAGTCATGCAGACAAGTCTCTatctttaaaaaattaaaaatgagaatgTTTTTCAGTTATGATCTTTACAATCAATGATTTATCAGCAAGCAAAACATCTGAGCATCTAATAAAAACAATGAATAaataacggaaaatgctggaaatactcagcagcatctgtggagggaatgAAAGAAAGAATTAACGACTTTTCTTCAGGACTTTGAATAAATAGGTttgcaaagtttttttaaaaacatgcttaAGTGGCCATTCAAGTCACAAATGTCCTTTCATAACATACAAAGTGAATTGCAGAACTGCGCGAGGTGTTGAATGTCTTTTTCAAACAAAATTGCAATTTTCCAGTGCTTTATTCTTTTGCATTATCCTGGGTACTTACGTGATTTCTTGGTCACAAAATGAAAACTCCTTCAGCATTTTATCTTTGTTGACACCAATATCTGTACATGAGTTCAACACAGTCTCCAGAAACCTTTGTACTGTCACAGCAGTCCCTTTCATCGCTGTCGCAGCCAAAACTTTACTTTTGTAATCTTCAGTAA
Above is a genomic segment from Mustelus asterias chromosome 23, sMusAst1.hap1.1, whole genome shotgun sequence containing:
- the LOC144510744 gene encoding winged helix repair factor 1-like gives rise to the protein MSRSDCVGAPVLNVSRGERQSESSSLDGSVMNRKRNLIPDVFRQVKKHKSGLSDDFKLVDKTEKFEGVPNDTKCALILLASLFPRKLFDDSLPPIVLKHQLYSIIKDKTTVDRQLNELKDLGDVRIFQFGFDTDVFGVVFTEDYKSKVLAATAMKGTAVTVQRFLETVLNSCTDIGVNKDKMLKEFSFCDQEITQLVNAGLLTVRDAGSWWLAIPDAGRFVKYFVKGRKAVLGMIRKSKYNEVLQSDLETRKVTSAVRLGIQYHIHDIIGAELVKCIPTTTGTLLRLNEV